From a single Pyxicephalus adspersus chromosome 11, UCB_Pads_2.0, whole genome shotgun sequence genomic region:
- the LOC140340687 gene encoding tubby protein-like isoform X5, whose product MIQANPDAKLKPRRSRKPEDQAVLVESCTVSSIYMGVSNPAISEGIPSSPRLNSAKCSDSLSQTTKTDTDLEKRESELHGVVVSDEDLEETILEDTQPLTSKKESAPARAKQKSKPKTAKSDVKESKAKTSSPKMSKNRRSSAQKTQDPEKENSLQMKGGGDGGFAAQNVIQDLKADRLAVAENSSDEENSLSVGDRPVPPAPVKQRNKKKPQKPVRSRRRNPSSDAKDAEGLEDDFDEDLDILSSVVYTRPLSASSKEEDSQICPPLETDDLEGFAFRPAPHNITLQCRITRDKKGVDKGIYPTYYLHLERDDGKRLFLMAGRKRKKSKTSNYLISVDPTDLSRGGESFIGKVRSNMLGTRFTVFDNGVNPDTKPFVQERESLRQELVSICYETNVLGFRGPRKMTVIIPGMNQDCERVCIRPHNEHETLQTRYQNGNMENIIVLHNKAPSWNEETQSYVLNFHGRVTQASVKNFQIINAEDSEYIVMQFGRVAEDVFTMDFRYPMCALQAFAICLSSFDSKLACE is encoded by the exons ATGATCCAAGCTAACCCTGATGCCAAACTTAAACCTAGAAGGTCCCGAAAGCCTGAAGACCAGGCAGTACTGGTGGAGTCTTGCACAGTTTCCAGCATCTACATGG GTGTCTCCAATCCTGCCATATCAGAGGGAATACCTTCAAGCCCCCGTCTAAATTCTGCTAAATGCTCAGATAGCCTCTCACAGACCACCAAAACTGATACTGATCTAGAGAAAAGAGAGTCAGAACTCCATGGAG TTGTTGTTTCAGATGAAGATCTAGAGGAGACCATTCTTGAAGACACTCAGCCTCTTACCAGCAAGAAAGAATCAGCCCCAGCCAGAGCAAAGCAGAAAAGCAAGCCAAAAACTG CAAAATCTGATGTGAAGGAATCAAAGGCCAAAACATCATCACCAAAAATGTCAAAGAACAGGAGATCTTCTGCACAAAAGACCCAAGACCCAGAGAAAGAAAATTCACTTCAGATGAAAG gtggtggtgatggtggatTTGCAGCacaaaatgtaatacaagatCTAAAGGCAGACAGGTTGGCTGTTGCTGAGAACTCCAGTGATGAAGAGAATTCACTGTCTGTAGGTGATAGACCAGTCCCTCCAGCACCAGTTAAACAGCGTAATAAAAAGAAGCCTCAGAAACCag TAAGATCCAGAAGAAGAAATCCCTCCTCTGATGCAAAAGATGCAGAGGGTCTGGAAGATGACTTTGACGAAGATCTGGATATTCTCAGTAGTGTTGTATATACAAGGCCTTTGTCTGCCTCTAGTAAG GAAGAAGATTCCCAGATATGCCCACCTTTAGAAACAGATGATCTGGAAGGCTTTGCATTTCGTCCAGCTCCACACAACATCACTCTCCAATGTCGTATCACCAGAGACAAAAAAGGAGTTGATAAAGGAATCTATCCTACCTATTACCTACATCTAGAGAGGGATGATGGCAAAcgg CTTTTCCTAATGGctggaagaaagagaaagaaaagcaagACATCTAATTACCTAATCTCGGTGGATCCTACAGACTTGTCACGTGGTGGAGAAAGTTTTATTGGTAAAGTCAG ATCAAACATGCTGGGAACCAGATTTACTGTTTTTGACAACGGGGTAAACCCTGACACAAAGCCATTTGTGCAAGAAAGGGAATCACTCAGACAAGAACTGGTATCAATATGTTAT GAAACCAATGTTCTGGGGTTCAGAGGTCCTCGGAAAATGACTGTTATTATCCCTGGGATGAACCAGGACTGCGAAAGAGTGTGTATACGGCCACATAAT GAACATGAGACACTTCAGACTCGTTATCAGAATGGTAATATGGAGAATATTATTGTTCTACACAACAAGGCGCCATCCTGGAATGAAGAGACTCAGTCGTATGTCTTAAATTTCCATGGCCGGGTCACTCAGGCCTCTGTGAAGAATTTCCAGATCATAAATGCTGAGGACT CTGAGTACATTGTCATGCAGTTTGGCCGAGTAGCAGAAGATGTTTTCACCATGGATTTCCGCTATCCGATGTGTGCTCTGCAGGCTTTTGCCATCTGTTTGTCCAGCTTTGACAGCAAACTTGCTTGTGAATAG